In Scophthalmus maximus strain ysfricsl-2021 chromosome 21, ASM2237912v1, whole genome shotgun sequence, one genomic interval encodes:
- the LOC118291203 gene encoding cyclic AMP-responsive element-binding protein isoform X3: MKEEETCQPVPPVTSIPLHPQWFASQQNDPSLPFMAMAGPQTQQPLPGTSQYYSVVQNRMQHYGMPTLQGRPVQFQPDGTHNILLQTPHPTTSTTENRRDRLDQPQMNSKQTLSGSAGDFTAYQQHKASSSLPHGGAGAIAHSSKKPGEVVSHKRELRLQKNREAARECRRKKKEYVKCLENRVAVLENQNKTLIEELRALKDIYQHKAE, from the exons atgaaggaagaggagactTGTCAGCCAGTTCCACCTGTGACGTCCATTCCTTTACATCCTCAGTGGTTTGCTTCCCAGCAAAATGACCCTAGCCTGCCGTTTATGGCCATGGCCGGCCCACAGACACAGCAGCCTCTACCGGGCACCTCTCAATACTATAGTGTTGTGCAGAATCGCATGCAGCACTATGGTATGCCCACATTGCAAG gtCGTCCTGTCCAGTTCCAACCTGATGGAACACATAACATCCTGCTGCAAACACCACACCCTACGACGAGCACCACAGAGAACAGAAGGGACAGGCTGGACCAGCCACAGATGAATAGTAAGCAGACACTGTCAG GTTCCGCGGGTGACTTCACTGCCTACCAGCAGCACAAAGCCAGCTCCAGCCTCCCGCACGGGGGGGCAGGGGCCATTGCTCATAGCTCCAAGAAGCCCGGAGAGGTGGTCTCACATAAGAGAGAGCTCCGCTTGCAGAAGAACAG GGAAGCCGCCCGGGAGTGTCGACGAAAGAAGAAGGAATATGTCAAATGCCTAGAAAATCGCGTGGCCGTGCtggaaaatcaaaacaagactCTGATTGAGGAGCTTAGAGCCTTAAAAGACATTTATCAGCACAAAGCTGAATAA
- the LOC118291203 gene encoding cAMP-responsive element modulator isoform X4, with protein sequence MAVTGDETETGSAGDFTAYQQHKASSSLPHGGAGAIAHSSKKPGEVVSHKRELRLQKNREAARECRRKKKEYVKCLENRVAVLENQNKTLIEELRALKDIYQHKAE encoded by the exons ATGGCTGTAACTGGGGATGAGACAGAAACAG GTTCCGCGGGTGACTTCACTGCCTACCAGCAGCACAAAGCCAGCTCCAGCCTCCCGCACGGGGGGGCAGGGGCCATTGCTCATAGCTCCAAGAAGCCCGGAGAGGTGGTCTCACATAAGAGAGAGCTCCGCTTGCAGAAGAACAG GGAAGCCGCCCGGGAGTGTCGACGAAAGAAGAAGGAATATGTCAAATGCCTAGAAAATCGCGTGGCCGTGCtggaaaatcaaaacaagactCTGATTGAGGAGCTTAGAGCCTTAAAAGACATTTATCAGCACAAAGCTGAATAA
- the LOC118291203 gene encoding cAMP-responsive element modulator isoform X2, which produces MSSPMTSRIKESKVNLSEQPLSLPVRMKEEETCQPVPPVTSIPLHPQWFASQQNDPSLPFMAMAGPQTQQPLPGTSQYYSVVQNRMQHYGMPTLQGRPVQFQPDGTHNILLQTPHPTTSTTENRRDRLDQPQMNSSAGDFTAYQQHKASSSLPHGGAGAIAHSSKKPGEVVSHKRELRLQKNREAARECRRKKKEYVKCLENRVAVLENQNKTLIEELRALKDIYQHKAE; this is translated from the exons ATGTCATCGCCGATGACATCAAGGATCAAAGAATCAAAG GTGAACCTGAGTGAGCAGCCCCTCTCACTGCCTGTCAggatgaaggaagaggagactTGTCAGCCAGTTCCACCTGTGACGTCCATTCCTTTACATCCTCAGTGGTTTGCTTCCCAGCAAAATGACCCTAGCCTGCCGTTTATGGCCATGGCCGGCCCACAGACACAGCAGCCTCTACCGGGCACCTCTCAATACTATAGTGTTGTGCAGAATCGCATGCAGCACTATGGTATGCCCACATTGCAAG gtCGTCCTGTCCAGTTCCAACCTGATGGAACACATAACATCCTGCTGCAAACACCACACCCTACGACGAGCACCACAGAGAACAGAAGGGACAGGCTGGACCAGCCACAGATGAATA GTTCCGCGGGTGACTTCACTGCCTACCAGCAGCACAAAGCCAGCTCCAGCCTCCCGCACGGGGGGGCAGGGGCCATTGCTCATAGCTCCAAGAAGCCCGGAGAGGTGGTCTCACATAAGAGAGAGCTCCGCTTGCAGAAGAACAG GGAAGCCGCCCGGGAGTGTCGACGAAAGAAGAAGGAATATGTCAAATGCCTAGAAAATCGCGTGGCCGTGCtggaaaatcaaaacaagactCTGATTGAGGAGCTTAGAGCCTTAAAAGACATTTATCAGCACAAAGCTGAATAA
- the LOC118291203 gene encoding cyclic AMP-dependent transcription factor ATF-1 isoform X1, producing the protein MSSPMTSRIKESKVNLSEQPLSLPVRMKEEETCQPVPPVTSIPLHPQWFASQQNDPSLPFMAMAGPQTQQPLPGTSQYYSVVQNRMQHYGMPTLQGRPVQFQPDGTHNILLQTPHPTTSTTENRRDRLDQPQMNSKQTLSGSAGDFTAYQQHKASSSLPHGGAGAIAHSSKKPGEVVSHKRELRLQKNREAARECRRKKKEYVKCLENRVAVLENQNKTLIEELRALKDIYQHKAE; encoded by the exons ATGTCATCGCCGATGACATCAAGGATCAAAGAATCAAAG GTGAACCTGAGTGAGCAGCCCCTCTCACTGCCTGTCAggatgaaggaagaggagactTGTCAGCCAGTTCCACCTGTGACGTCCATTCCTTTACATCCTCAGTGGTTTGCTTCCCAGCAAAATGACCCTAGCCTGCCGTTTATGGCCATGGCCGGCCCACAGACACAGCAGCCTCTACCGGGCACCTCTCAATACTATAGTGTTGTGCAGAATCGCATGCAGCACTATGGTATGCCCACATTGCAAG gtCGTCCTGTCCAGTTCCAACCTGATGGAACACATAACATCCTGCTGCAAACACCACACCCTACGACGAGCACCACAGAGAACAGAAGGGACAGGCTGGACCAGCCACAGATGAATAGTAAGCAGACACTGTCAG GTTCCGCGGGTGACTTCACTGCCTACCAGCAGCACAAAGCCAGCTCCAGCCTCCCGCACGGGGGGGCAGGGGCCATTGCTCATAGCTCCAAGAAGCCCGGAGAGGTGGTCTCACATAAGAGAGAGCTCCGCTTGCAGAAGAACAG GGAAGCCGCCCGGGAGTGTCGACGAAAGAAGAAGGAATATGTCAAATGCCTAGAAAATCGCGTGGCCGTGCtggaaaatcaaaacaagactCTGATTGAGGAGCTTAGAGCCTTAAAAGACATTTATCAGCACAAAGCTGAATAA
- the cul2 gene encoding cullin-2 has translation MSLKPRVVDFDETWNKLLTTIKAVVMLDYVERATWNDRFSDIYALCVAYPEPLGERLYTETKVFLENHVRQLYKKVLESEEKVLVMYHRYWDEYSKGADYMDCLYRYLNTQFIKKNKLTEADLQYGYGGVDMNEPLMEIGELALDMWRKLMIEPLQAVLIRMLLNEIKNDRCGENPNQKVIHGVINSFVHVEQYKKKFPLKFYQEIFEGPFLTKTGEYYKQEASNLLQESNCSQYMEKVLARLKDEEVRCRKYLHPSSYAKVIHECQQRMVADHLQFLHGECQSIIRQEKREDMANMYTLLRAVSSGLPHMIQELQVHIHNEGIRGTSNLSQENMPTLFVESVLEVHSKFVQLINTVLNGDQHFMSALDKALTSVVNFREPKSICKAPELLAKYCDNLLKKSAKGMTENEVEDKLTSFITVFKYIDDKDIFQKFYARMLAKRLIHGLSLSMDSEEAMINKLKQACGYEFTSKLHRMYTDMSVSADLNNKFNNFIKTQETVVDLGISFQIYVLQAGAWPLTHVPSSTFAIPQELEKSVQMFELFYNQHFSGRKLTWLHYLCTGEVKMNYLSKPYVAMVTTYQMAVLLAFNNSQTVTYKELQDGTQMNEKELQKTIKSLLDVKMLNHDSQKEEIETESTFSLNMSFTSKRTKFKITTSMQKDTPQEMEQTRSAVDEDRKMYLQAAIVRIMKARKVLRHNALIQEVINQSKARFNPSISMIKKCIEVLIDKQYIERSQASADEYSYVA, from the exons ATGTCCTTGAAGCCGCGGGTGGTGGATTTTGACGAGACATGGAACAAGCTACTGACAACAATCAAGGCTGTCGTAATGCTGGACTATGTGGAGAGAGCCACTTGGAATGATCGCTTCTC TGACATATATGCCTTGTGCGTTGCATACCCAGAGCCTCTGGGTGAAAGATTATACACAGAGACCAAGGTGTTTCTTGAGAACCATGTTCGGCAGTTGTACAAG AAAGTCCTGGAGTCAGAAGAGAAGGTTTTAGTGATGTACCACAGATACTGGGACGAGTACAGCAAAGGAGCTGACTACATGGACTGCTTGTACAG GTACCTCAACACTCAGTTCATCAAGAAGAACAAACTAACGGAAGCAGACCTACAGTATGGCTACGGAGGCGTGGACATGAACGAGCCACTCATGGAGATTGGAGAG tTGGCGCTAGATATGTGGAGGAAGCTAATGATCGAACCCCTTCAGGCCGTCCTGATCCGGATGTTGCTGAATGAAATCAAGAA TGATCGCTGCGGCGAGAACCCCAACCAGAAGGTCATCCACGGGGTCATCAACTCCTTTGTTCATGTTGAACAGTACAAGAAGAAGTTTCCCCTAAAG TTTTATCAGGAAATCTTCGAAGGGCCATTTCTGACAAAAACAGGGGAGTATTACAAACAGGAAGCCTCCAATCTACTGCAAGAATCCAACTGCTCACAGTACATGGAGAAG GTTTTGGCACGATTGAAAGATGAAGAAGTGCGATGTCGGAAGTACCTGCACCCCAGCTCCTACGCCAAAGTCATCCACGAATGTCAGCAGAGGATGGTGGCGGACCACCTGCAGTTCCTGCACGGGGAGTGCCAGAGCATTATCCggcaggagaagagagagg ACATGGCCAACATGTACACCCTGCTGCGGGCCGTGTCCAGCGGGCTGCCCCACATGATCCAGGAGCTGCAGGTTCATATCCACAACGAGGGCATCCGAGGCACCAGTAATCTCTCTCAGGAAAAC ATGCCAACGCTGTTCGTGGAGTCGGTGCTGGAGGTTCACAGTAAATTTGTTCAGCTCATTAACACAGTTTTAAATGGAGATCAGCACTTCATGAGCGCCCTCGATAAG GCTTTGACGTCTGTGGTGAACTTCAGGGAACCCAAGTCCATCTGTAAAGCCCCTGAACtt CTGGCGAAATACTGTGACAATCTGCTGAAGAAGTCTGCAAAGGGAATGACGGAGAATGAAGTGGAGGACAAGCTGACCAGTTTCATCACAGTGTTCAAATACATAGACGACAAGGACATCTTTCAAAAG TTTTATGCCAGAATGCTAGCAAAGCGGTTAATACATGGTTTATCGCTGTCAATGGACTCAGAAGAAGCAATGATCAACAAACTAAAG CAAGCGTGCGGCTACGAGTTCACGAGCAAACTCCACAGAATGTACACAGACATGAGCGTGAGTGCCGACCTCAACAACAAGTTCAACAATTTCATCAAGACACAAGAGACAGTGGTGGACCTCGGCATCAGCTTCCAGATCTATGTATTACAG GCTGGAGCCTGGCCTCTCACACACGTCCCCTCGTCCACATTCGCCATTCCCCAAGAACTAGAGAAGAGTGTGCAGATG TTTGAGTTGTTCTATAATCAGCACTTCAGCGGGAGGAAGTTAACCTGGCTGCACTATCTCTGCACAG GTGAGGTGAAAATGAACTACCTGTCCAAGCCGTATGTCGCCATGGTGACCACCTACCAGATGGCCGTGCTGCTGGCCTTCAACAACAGCCAAACGGTGACCTACAAGGAGCTGCAGGATGGCACGCAGATGAACGAGAAGGAGCTACAGAAGACCATCAAGTCCCTGCTGGACGTAAAGATGCTCAACCACGACTCGCAAAAG GAGGAGATCGAAACAGAGTCCACATTTTCACTAAATATGAGTTTCACCAGTAAAAGGACAAAGTTCAAGATCACGACGTCAATGCAGAAAGACACGCCACAG GAAATGGAGCAGACGAGGAGCGCCGTAGACGAGGACcgcaaaatgtatttacaagCTGCTATTGTGAGAATCATGAAGGCCCGCAAGGTGCTCCGACACAATGCCCTCATCCAGGAG GTCATCAATCAGTCCAAAGCCAGGTTCAACCCCAGTATCAGCATGATCAAGAAGTGCATCGAGGTGCTCATCGACAAGCAGTACATCGAGCGGAGCCAGGCGTCCGCGGACGAGTACAGCTACGTCGCATAG